A DNA window from Enterobacter cloacae subsp. cloacae ATCC 13047 contains the following coding sequences:
- a CDS encoding glycoside hydrolase family 5 protein — translation MLKPLIATALLLSSGWAIAAEPPLTAALYAQKLGVGMDVDWARTERGIREFDPLVVRDFRAKGISHVRIRVADEPTEARLIHLRKLVEACEQYGVIPIIAYQADSYKNDPKADNEKEVTDWWIAVAHYFGKRSPLLGFDLIYEPADKLNHNAASLNRVYEKTIKVIHSIDADRMIFIAPRLRAAPEDLPSLKLPAHSQNFLLAEWHIFPWGPLKNNGKYPWTSGMAAEKAAIHNRIATALRWQQKTGHVSWVGGWGVGESNRFTPTASQMAFATFMACELQKAKIPYAINADFQFYDGEEGAWRPAPEPLLEAMIAPACEKPGEKPGHHAVKQAARGGEHATPAAASTAKSVAPSASSVNPN, via the coding sequence GTGTTAAAGCCTCTTATTGCGACCGCGTTACTTCTCTCTTCCGGCTGGGCGATAGCCGCCGAGCCGCCGCTGACGGCTGCGCTTTATGCACAAAAGCTGGGTGTGGGTATGGACGTGGACTGGGCGCGCACCGAGCGCGGGATACGGGAATTCGACCCGCTGGTGGTACGCGACTTTCGCGCGAAAGGCATCAGCCATGTGCGTATTCGCGTGGCCGATGAGCCGACCGAAGCACGGCTGATCCACCTGCGTAAGCTGGTGGAAGCCTGCGAGCAGTACGGCGTGATCCCGATTATCGCGTATCAGGCGGACAGCTATAAAAACGATCCGAAAGCCGATAACGAAAAAGAGGTTACCGACTGGTGGATTGCCGTGGCGCACTATTTCGGCAAACGTTCGCCGCTGCTGGGCTTTGACCTGATTTATGAGCCTGCGGACAAGCTCAACCACAACGCAGCCTCGCTCAACCGGGTGTATGAGAAAACCATTAAGGTCATCCACAGCATTGATGCGGACCGGATGATCTTCATCGCTCCCCGCCTGCGTGCGGCCCCCGAAGATCTCCCCAGCCTCAAGCTGCCTGCGCACAGCCAAAACTTTCTGCTGGCGGAGTGGCATATCTTTCCGTGGGGGCCGCTGAAAAATAACGGTAAATACCCGTGGACCTCCGGTATGGCGGCGGAGAAAGCGGCGATTCACAATCGCATCGCGACGGCGCTGCGCTGGCAACAAAAAACCGGACACGTCAGCTGGGTCGGGGGCTGGGGCGTGGGGGAGTCAAACCGCTTTACACCCACCGCGTCGCAAATGGCCTTTGCCACGTTTATGGCCTGCGAGCTGCAAAAGGCGAAAATACCCTACGCGATTAACGCCGATTTCCAGTTTTATGACGGAGAGGAGGGGGCCTGGCGGCCAGCGCCAGAGCCGCTGCTGGAGGCGATGATTGCCCCGGCGTGTGAAAAGCCCGGCGAGAAGCCGGGCCATCATGCGGTTAAACAGGCTGCTCGTGGTGGGGAACACGCGACGCCAGCGGCAGCCAGCACAGCAAAATCAGTAGCCCCATCAGCGTCATCAGTAAACCCAAACTAG
- the emrD gene encoding multidrug efflux MFS transporter EmrD, translating to MKKQRNVNLLLMLVLLVAVGQMAQTIYIPAIADMAKELNVREGAVQSVMAAYLLTYGVSQLFYGPLSDRIGRRPVILTGMCIFMVATVIAITTHSLTVLIAASALQGVGTGVGGVMARTLPCDMYQGTQLRHANSLLNMGILVSPLLAPLIGGLLDTMWSWRACYAFLLVLCVIVTFSMARWMPETRPQDAPRTKLLASYKTLFGNGALTCYLLMLIGGLAGIAVFEACSGVLLGAGLGLSSMVVSILFILPIPAAFFGAWFAGRQNKRFSTLMWQSVISCLLAGLMMWIPGLFGVMTVWTLLIPAALFFFGAGMLFPLATSGAMEPFPFLAGTAGALVGGLQNIGSGALAWLSAMMPQTGQASLGLLMTLMGLLILLCWLPLASRVPHHEQPV from the coding sequence ATGAAAAAACAAAGGAACGTTAACTTATTGTTGATGCTGGTGTTACTGGTGGCCGTCGGTCAGATGGCGCAAACCATCTACATTCCGGCGATTGCCGACATGGCAAAGGAACTCAACGTCCGCGAGGGCGCGGTACAAAGCGTGATGGCCGCCTACCTGCTGACCTATGGCGTTTCGCAGCTGTTCTACGGGCCATTATCCGACCGCATTGGCCGCCGTCCGGTCATTCTGACCGGCATGTGCATTTTCATGGTCGCGACGGTGATTGCTATTACCACCCATAGCCTGACCGTACTAATTGCCGCCAGCGCGCTGCAGGGGGTAGGCACGGGCGTCGGTGGGGTGATGGCGCGTACCTTACCGTGCGATATGTATCAGGGCACGCAACTCCGCCATGCCAACAGCCTGTTGAATATGGGTATTCTGGTCAGCCCGCTGCTGGCACCACTGATTGGCGGCCTGCTGGACACAATGTGGTCCTGGCGCGCCTGCTATGCCTTCCTGCTGGTGCTGTGCGTGATTGTCACCTTCAGTATGGCGCGCTGGATGCCGGAAACCCGTCCCCAGGACGCACCGCGCACGAAGCTTCTCGCCAGTTACAAAACGCTGTTCGGCAACGGGGCTTTAACCTGTTATCTGCTGATGCTGATCGGCGGTCTTGCGGGCATTGCGGTGTTCGAAGCCTGCTCCGGCGTACTGCTGGGAGCGGGGCTTGGCCTGAGCAGCATGGTGGTAAGTATTCTGTTTATCCTGCCGATCCCGGCGGCGTTCTTTGGGGCCTGGTTCGCCGGACGTCAGAACAAACGCTTCTCAACGCTGATGTGGCAGTCTGTTATCAGCTGCCTGCTGGCTGGCCTGATGATGTGGATCCCGGGTCTGTTTGGCGTAATGACCGTCTGGACGCTGCTGATCCCGGCGGCGCTGTTCTTCTTCGGCGCGGGGATGCTGTTCCCGCTTGCCACCAGCGGCGCCATGGAGCCGTTCCCGTTCCTCGCGGGTACGGCGGGTGCACTGGTGGGCGGTTTGCAAAACATCGGTTCCGGCGCGCTGGCCTGGCTCTCCGCCATGATGCCGCAAACCGGGCAGGCTAGTTTGGGTTTACTGATGACGCTGATGGGGCTACTGATTTTGCTGTGCTGGCTGCCGCTGGCGTCGCGTGTTCCCCACCACGAGCAGCCTGTTTAA